The following proteins are encoded in a genomic region of Paenibacillus sp. FSL H3-0469:
- a CDS encoding DUF3388 domain-containing protein has protein sequence MEYKQWYMEYKIHKNRPGLLGDIASMLGMLEVNILTINGVEGKTRGMLLETSDDEKIMLMGEMLKKVDNITVTALRTPRLVDRLAVRHGRYIDRDSDDRKTFRFTRDELGLLVDFLGEVFKKEGNQVIGLRGMPRVGKTESIIAGSVCAMKRWTFVSSTLLRQTVRSQLAEDEMNPHNVFIIDGIVSTIRSNEKHYNLLQNVMGMASTKVIEHPDIFVRESEFTFDDFDIIIELRNSPNEEILYESFTTSYSEDL, from the coding sequence GTGGAATATAAACAATGGTATATGGAGTATAAGATACATAAGAACAGACCCGGTCTGTTAGGCGACATCGCTTCTATGCTGGGGATGCTGGAAGTCAATATTCTGACGATTAACGGTGTGGAAGGCAAGACGCGCGGTATGCTGCTGGAAACCAGCGACGATGAGAAGATTATGCTGATGGGCGAGATGCTCAAGAAAGTTGATAATATAACGGTTACGGCGCTCCGTACACCGCGGCTTGTCGACCGGCTGGCCGTCCGGCATGGACGGTATATTGACCGTGACTCGGATGACCGCAAGACCTTCCGGTTCACCCGGGATGAGCTTGGACTGCTGGTCGATTTCCTCGGTGAGGTGTTTAAAAAAGAAGGCAATCAGGTAATAGGACTACGTGGCATGCCGCGGGTAGGCAAGACGGAATCGATCATTGCCGGCAGCGTCTGTGCGATGAAGCGCTGGACGTTTGTCTCCTCTACGCTGCTGCGCCAGACCGTCCGCAGCCAGCTCGCCGAAGACGAGATGAATCCGCATAATGTATTTATCATTGACGGGATCGTCAGCACCATCCGCTCGAACGAGAAGCATTACAACCTGCTGCAGAATGTCATGGGTATGGCAAGCACCAAGGTGATTGAGCATCCTGATATTTTTGTGCGGGAGTCCGAATTCACCTTCGATGACTTCGATATTATTATTGAGCTGCGCAATTCACCGAACGAAGAGATATTGTACGAGTCGTTTACGACAAGCTACAGTGAAGATCTTTAA